The genomic segment TTGGGTATGTATTCCGTGTTGTTTTTCAAACCTTGTCCTTCATATACCTTGCGCGAGTTATTGGTCCTGATGGGTACGGGGCTGTGGCAGCAGCGCTATCAGTAGTAGCCCTTATCAGTCCTTTCGTTGAACTTGGAGCTTATAGCCTTGTAGTACGCGACATTACTGCAGGCATACCTACACGTGTGGCTGTTGGTAATATCCTAACCCTTCTTCTGCTAACCTTTCCCCTAGGCTTAAGTGTCCTTATCCTTATAAAACTGTTATTTCTTCCTGAGATCCCCTGGGCTGTTATTCTTGGGCTAGGTATAGGGCAGCTCACAGGAGGGCGTGTCCTTACCTTAGTACAGGGTGTAAACATCGCTAACCGCCAACTACATACCAATAGTTTGCTTGAATTAATATCGGGAGTTTTGCTTTTGGGCAGTGTTTATACTCTCCAGTTAGTGGGTGGGAAAGAAGAAAACTGGGGTGTGCTATACGCTATTTACCTTGTTGTTGTGGGCATAATCGGACTCGTCATTACCATAGCTTCTTGGGGGAGACCACAGGGTACATGGAAAGAAGTAAAGGGGCGAATAAAGCCAGGTGTTCATTTCGCGATAGGTCTGGCATCACAAAACGCCTATACTGACCTTGATAAAGCTATGCTCGCCAAGATGGCGTCTTTAGAGGTCGTTGGGCTTTATGCGGCCGCCCATCGTTTGACGCAAGTAGCCTTTTTGCCTTTAAGTGCAGTGCTGACAACAACTTATCCCAAATTTTTTGAGGAAGGACAAAAAAGTGTTTGTCGCGCCACTAAGCTAGCATTGAGAATGTTCCCTATTACGATGGGCTATGCCTTTCTTGTATCTGTTTTTCTCTGGGTTGCTGGCCCTTTGGCCCCTGTGTTGTTGGGGCAAGAGTTTAAGGATAGCAGTCACGCCATCAGATTCTTGACATTTAGTCTAATACTACAGAGTATTTATGCCCCGTTTGCTGATGCTCTAACGGGTAGTGGTCACCAAGTTGTTCGAACTCGAGCCCAACTGGTGGCCCTTCTATTAAGTGTATTACTGAACCTATGGCTTATTCCTCTCTACGGTTGGATAGGAGCTGCTGTAGCAACCTTGGTTTCTCAGCTTATGCTTACTGTGGCTGTTATTTGGGGCGTGATTGGAAAGATGGCTGTTAATAAGGTAAAATGCTCAGCTGATTAAGTACGAGGGTGTAAATCATGTATAAACGAAAGCCTCTTTTTGTTGTGATACCGCGCTATGGCGCAGGAGTAGGTGGAGTTACTAGCCATGTTGAGACTCTTATAGAGATGCTAAAAGGGCGTGGTAATGAAGTTGCTTATTGGTTTCCTCCGCAGCCTGGCCTGGTTGATAAGGTAGGTTTAGTGCTTTCTGCAGGCTTTAACTTGTCAAAGGCGAGACGGGGTAGTATCAAACAAAAGCAGAGAAGGATCAAGTCGTGGCTTGATCAGCTGGTGATTCCCCGCAATTACAGAGCGATCATACACACTCATGATGTATCAGCAGCTAAAGCCGCATTAGAGTATGGGAGACTGCCAATCATACACACGGTTCATGGGCCAGGGTCCCGGGAAATCCTTATGGACTTTGGTGACGCTAAAACAGCAGACTTTATACGTCAAATAGAAACAGAGGTATATCAAAAGGTAAATGGTTTAATTGCTGTTGATCAGGGACAGGCTTCAATTCTCGAGGAAGATTTTGGAGTACAAAAAAATCGGATTAGGGTCATACATAATGCTGTAAATAGTTCTGAGGTGGTCCGTAAAGCAACAGCTCTTAAAAATCATACATTAGTGCGAGAAATGGTAAGTGAACAGGCCGCCGGTAAGAGAATAATCTTTATTCCCCGTCGTTTGGTCGAGAAGAATGGTGTTCACTACGCCATCAGGTCATTGCTACTTTTACCGGAGAGCTACGTATTCTGGATATCTGGCGATGGTCCTTTTGCAGAGCCCATTCGCGATTTTTCTGTTAAGAACGGAATACAGCAAAGAGTACGAATGCTTGGCGCGCAACCAAATGAGATAGTGTTAGCGCTGATGCATCAGGCTAACATTGTTCTAGTGCCTTCAATACCTGTACACGGTGTAGTGGAGGCTACCTCAATTGCGGCGCTGGAGGCAATGGCGCTAGGAAAGCCGTTGGTAGCTACCAGGATAGGTGGGCTAGCAGAGATGATTCAAGATCGAATTACAGGTTTGCTCTATGAGCCGGGCAGTCTTGGCGAGCTGGTTGGTGCACTGCTTGCCCTTGAAGATGAAGCTTTTGCTATTCAAGTGGGGAGCAACGCCCAAAAGTATGTGCGAGAAAGCTGGTCTCTAAACAGGTGGGGTGACACAATTCTTGAGCAATATATGGCGGTGCTTGCCAGCGCTGTGTAGCTTGTATGAGACCTGTTGCTGAAACTACGTATGGGAGGTGTGCACATTGCCCTATATAGTGGGGTGGATCATTAATTATGGGATACTATCCCTATGGATGCTGGGTTTTCGCAGCAAGGCCCTTATTTATTTGCTTCTAATTTTGTTAAGTCTAGTCTCGTTTTTCCGAGGCAGCGGTACCGACACTGCCGCCTATGAAGATATTAGCGAAAACCTTCTTGTCGGCGAATCTTTGGGGATTGCGGGAATAGAACCAGGTTTCGTTTTATTATTAAAAATTGTAACCGCAATAACCAATTCCGACGTACTGTCTATACGCCTAATAGCGCTAGCCTTCTTGTGTGCAATGTTGATATTTATCAAGCGTGCCAACAGGAATGAGATTTTTTTTGCGCTTGCATTTTTTATACCCACCTTCTTTTATCCTTATAGCATGAATGTTATACGT from the Calidithermus timidus DSM 17022 genome contains:
- a CDS encoding oligosaccharide flippase family protein yields the protein MKNLVLLTKFLSGQTTRNTGWMLVGYVFRVVFQTLSFIYLARVIGPDGYGAVAAALSVVALISPFVELGAYSLVVRDITAGIPTRVAVGNILTLLLLTFPLGLSVLILIKLLFLPEIPWAVILGLGIGQLTGGRVLTLVQGVNIANRQLHTNSLLELISGVLLLGSVYTLQLVGGKEENWGVLYAIYLVVVGIIGLVITIASWGRPQGTWKEVKGRIKPGVHFAIGLASQNAYTDLDKAMLAKMASLEVVGLYAAAHRLTQVAFLPLSAVLTTTYPKFFEEGQKSVCRATKLALRMFPITMGYAFLVSVFLWVAGPLAPVLLGQEFKDSSHAIRFLTFSLILQSIYAPFADALTGSGHQVVRTRAQLVALLLSVLLNLWLIPLYGWIGAAVATLVSQLMLTVAVIWGVIGKMAVNKVKCSAD
- a CDS encoding glycosyltransferase family 4 protein; protein product: MYKRKPLFVVIPRYGAGVGGVTSHVETLIEMLKGRGNEVAYWFPPQPGLVDKVGLVLSAGFNLSKARRGSIKQKQRRIKSWLDQLVIPRNYRAIIHTHDVSAAKAALEYGRLPIIHTVHGPGSREILMDFGDAKTADFIRQIETEVYQKVNGLIAVDQGQASILEEDFGVQKNRIRVIHNAVNSSEVVRKATALKNHTLVREMVSEQAAGKRIIFIPRRLVEKNGVHYAIRSLLLLPESYVFWISGDGPFAEPIRDFSVKNGIQQRVRMLGAQPNEIVLALMHQANIVLVPSIPVHGVVEATSIAALEAMALGKPLVATRIGGLAEMIQDRITGLLYEPGSLGELVGALLALEDEAFAIQVGSNAQKYVRESWSLNRWGDTILEQYMAVLASAV